The following proteins are co-located in the Undibacter mobilis genome:
- the lpdA gene encoding dihydrolipoyl dehydrogenase — protein sequence MADTNFDIIIIGAGPGGYVTAIRAAQLGFKVAVVERQFLGGICNNWGCIPTKALLRSAEIYHYMTHAKDYGLAADNVKVDPAAVIARSRGVVNRLNTGVGFLFKKNKVTLIKGEATINAPGKITVKNYDSPLVNMPKDALGAGSYQAKHIIVATGARPRTLPGLEPDGKLVWTYFDALAATKFPKSLLVVGSGAIGIEFASFYRTMGAEVTVVEVLPQILPVEDAEIAGIARKQFEKQGMKIMAGAKVTKLDKKADSVAATIEVNGKAEQITVDRVIAAVGVVGNVENLGLEKVGVKIERGVIKVDEYCKTSVPGIYAIGDVAGPPMLAHKAEHEGVVCVEAIKGLHPHPMDKLKIPGCTYCHPQIASVGLTEQAAKDKKLDIRVGRFPFMGNGKAIAQGEDQGLVKVIFDKKTGQLLGAHMVGSEVTELIQGFVVAMNLETTEEELMHTIFPHPTISETMKEAVLDAYGRVLNM from the coding sequence ATGGCCGATACCAATTTCGACATCATCATCATCGGCGCAGGACCGGGCGGTTATGTCACCGCCATCCGCGCGGCGCAGCTCGGTTTCAAGGTCGCGGTGGTGGAGCGTCAGTTCCTCGGCGGCATTTGCAACAACTGGGGCTGTATTCCGACCAAGGCGCTGCTGCGATCGGCCGAGATCTATCACTACATGACGCACGCCAAGGATTACGGCCTGGCGGCGGACAACGTGAAGGTCGATCCGGCGGCCGTGATTGCGCGCTCGCGCGGCGTGGTCAACCGGCTCAATACCGGCGTCGGCTTCCTGTTCAAGAAGAACAAGGTCACGCTCATCAAAGGCGAAGCGACGATCAATGCGCCTGGCAAGATCACGGTGAAGAACTACGACTCGCCGCTGGTAAACATGCCGAAGGACGCGCTCGGCGCCGGCAGCTATCAGGCCAAGCACATCATCGTCGCCACCGGCGCGCGACCGCGCACGCTGCCGGGCCTCGAGCCGGACGGCAAGCTGGTGTGGACTTATTTTGATGCGCTCGCCGCCACCAAATTCCCGAAGTCGCTGCTAGTCGTCGGCTCCGGCGCCATCGGCATCGAGTTCGCCTCGTTCTACCGCACGATGGGCGCCGAGGTGACCGTGGTCGAAGTGCTGCCGCAGATCCTGCCAGTGGAGGACGCCGAGATCGCCGGCATCGCCCGCAAGCAGTTCGAGAAGCAGGGCATGAAGATCATGGCCGGCGCCAAGGTCACCAAGCTCGACAAGAAGGCCGACAGTGTCGCCGCCACCATCGAGGTGAACGGTAAAGCTGAGCAGATCACGGTCGATCGCGTCATCGCCGCCGTCGGCGTCGTCGGCAATGTCGAGAACCTCGGTCTTGAAAAAGTCGGCGTGAAGATCGAGCGCGGTGTCATCAAGGTCGATGAATACTGCAAGACCAGTGTGCCGGGCATTTATGCCATCGGCGATGTCGCTGGCCCGCCGATGCTGGCGCACAAGGCGGAGCACGAAGGCGTCGTCTGCGTCGAGGCTATCAAGGGCCTGCATCCGCACCCGATGGACAAGCTCAAGATTCCCGGCTGCACTTATTGTCATCCGCAGATCGCCTCGGTCGGCCTCACCGAGCAGGCGGCCAAGGACAAGAAGCTGGACATCCGCGTCGGCCGCTTCCCATTCATGGGCAACGGCAAGGCGATCGCGCAGGGCGAGGATCAGGGCCTCGTGAAGGTCATCTTCGACAAGAAGACCGGCCAGCTGCTGGGCGCGCACATGGTCGGCTCGGAAGTCACCGAACTGATCCAGGGCTTCGTGGTGGCGATGAATCTGGAGACCACGGAAGAAGAATTGATGCACACCATCTTCCCGCATCCGACGATTTCGGAGACGATGAAGGAAGCGGTGCTCGATGCTTACGGACGCGTGTTGAATATGTAA
- a CDS encoding pyruvate dehydrogenase complex dihydrolipoamide acetyltransferase: MATNILMPALSPTMEKGNLAKWLKKEGDKVKAGDVIAEIETDKATMEYEAVDEGTLAKIIVPEGTQDVAVNSPIAVLAAEGEDVKAAASSAASAPKAAAPKTEAKKEEPKEEPKKAEATPTAKPTASAAPPSAVAPVQASSGSRTFSSPLARRLAKDAGIDIARISGSGPHGRVIASDVENAKSGKGLKAAPAGAPAAAGAPAAAPVMSDQQILGLYEKGTYESIPHDGMRRTIAQRLTAATNSMPTFYLTVDCDLGKLMAAREDINSAAPKGADGKPAYKLSVNDFVIKAMAIALQKIPEANVSWTEAAMLRHKHSDIGVAVALPFGLITPIVRQAELKTLSAISNEMKDLAARAKAKKLKPNEYQGGSSSVSNLGMFGIKDFTAIINPPQSSILAVGTGEERAVVRNGQIVAATMMSVTLSCDHRAMDGALGAELITAFKKLIENPVMMVV; encoded by the coding sequence ATGGCGACCAACATCCTCATGCCCGCGCTGTCTCCCACGATGGAGAAGGGCAACCTCGCCAAGTGGCTCAAGAAGGAAGGCGACAAGGTCAAGGCCGGCGATGTCATTGCCGAGATCGAGACCGACAAGGCGACGATGGAATATGAGGCGGTCGATGAGGGCACTCTCGCCAAAATCATCGTTCCGGAAGGCACGCAGGACGTAGCGGTGAACTCGCCAATCGCCGTGCTCGCCGCCGAAGGTGAGGACGTGAAGGCCGCCGCTTCGAGCGCCGCGAGTGCGCCGAAAGCAGCAGCGCCAAAAACCGAGGCGAAGAAAGAAGAGCCCAAGGAAGAGCCGAAGAAGGCCGAGGCCACACCAACTGCCAAGCCGACCGCTTCGGCGGCGCCCCCTTCCGCGGTCGCTCCGGTGCAAGCTTCGTCAGGCTCCCGCACTTTCTCCTCGCCGCTCGCGCGCCGTCTTGCCAAGGATGCCGGCATCGACATCGCGCGCATCAGTGGCTCCGGTCCGCATGGCCGCGTCATTGCCAGCGACGTGGAGAACGCGAAGTCCGGCAAGGGTCTGAAAGCCGCGCCGGCTGGTGCTCCAGCCGCAGCAGGTGCCCCCGCTGCTGCGCCTGTCATGTCGGATCAACAGATCCTCGGCCTTTACGAGAAGGGCACCTACGAAAGCATTCCGCATGACGGCATGCGCCGGACGATTGCGCAACGCCTGACCGCCGCGACCAATTCGATGCCGACCTTCTATCTCACGGTCGATTGCGACCTCGGCAAGCTCATGGCCGCGCGCGAGGACATCAACAGCGCCGCGCCCAAGGGCGCCGACGGCAAACCGGCCTACAAACTGTCGGTCAACGACTTCGTCATCAAGGCGATGGCGATTGCGCTGCAGAAAATCCCGGAAGCCAATGTGTCGTGGACCGAAGCTGCGATGTTGCGCCACAAGCATTCCGACATCGGCGTCGCCGTGGCGCTGCCCTTCGGCCTGATCACGCCGATCGTGCGCCAGGCCGAACTCAAGACGTTGTCCGCCATCTCCAACGAGATGAAGGATCTCGCCGCACGCGCCAAGGCCAAGAAGCTCAAGCCGAATGAGTACCAGGGCGGCTCCTCCTCGGTGTCCAATCTCGGCATGTTCGGCATCAAGGACTTCACCGCCATCATCAACCCGCCGCAGTCGTCGATCCTCGCGGTCGGCACCGGCGAGGAGCGGGCCGTTGTGCGCAATGGCCAGATCGTTGCCGCCACCATGATGAGCGTGACCTTGTCGTGCGATCACCGCGCCATGGATGGCGCGCTGGGCGCCGAACTCATTACCGCGTTCAAGAAGCTGATCGAAAATCCGGTGATGATGGTGGTTTAG
- a CDS encoding pyruvate dehydrogenase complex E1 component subunit beta: MPTDILMPALSPTMEKGNLAKWLKKEGDQIKSGDIIAEIETDKATMEVEAADEGTLGKILVPEGTQDVAVNTPIAVILGDGEKAGDIKAAKPSAPAVKAEAKVESKAETKAPQKADTALAPPPVQAANDPAIPEGTEMVTMTMREALRDAMAEEMRADKDVFVMGEEVAEYQGAYKVTQGLLQEFGDKRVIDTPITEHGFAGLGVGAALAGLKPIVEFMTWNFAMQAIDQIINSAAKTLYMSGGQMGAQIVFRGPNGAAARVGAQHSQDYSAWYSNIPGLRVISPSNPADAKGLLKAAIRDPNPVVFLENEILYGQSGPVPKLDDFVLPIGKARIARAGKDVTIVSWSMGMRYAMEAAETLAKEGIDAEVIDLRTLKPMDTETIIESVKKTGRVVTVEEGWAQSGVGAEIAARVMEQAFDYLDAPVARVSGKEVPMPYAANLEKLALPSAAEVVEAAKSVSYK; this comes from the coding sequence ATGCCGACCGACATTCTCATGCCTGCGCTTTCACCCACGATGGAAAAGGGCAACCTTGCCAAGTGGCTGAAGAAGGAGGGCGACCAGATCAAATCCGGCGACATCATCGCCGAGATCGAGACCGACAAGGCGACCATGGAAGTGGAAGCCGCCGACGAAGGCACGCTCGGTAAAATTCTGGTGCCGGAAGGCACGCAGGACGTCGCCGTGAACACGCCGATCGCCGTTATTCTTGGCGACGGAGAGAAGGCCGGCGACATCAAGGCTGCAAAACCGTCCGCGCCGGCCGTAAAAGCCGAAGCCAAGGTTGAGAGCAAGGCTGAAACCAAGGCTCCGCAGAAGGCCGATACGGCGCTGGCTCCGCCGCCGGTTCAGGCCGCCAACGATCCCGCCATTCCCGAAGGCACTGAGATGGTCACCATGACCATGCGCGAAGCCTTGCGCGACGCCATGGCCGAGGAAATGCGCGCCGACAAAGATGTCTTCGTCATGGGCGAAGAGGTTGCGGAATATCAGGGCGCCTACAAGGTCACTCAAGGATTGTTGCAGGAATTCGGTGACAAGCGCGTCATCGACACGCCGATCACTGAACACGGCTTCGCCGGTCTCGGCGTCGGCGCAGCGCTCGCCGGCCTCAAGCCGATCGTCGAGTTCATGACCTGGAATTTCGCCATGCAGGCGATCGACCAGATCATCAACTCCGCTGCTAAGACGCTGTACATGTCGGGCGGTCAGATGGGCGCGCAGATCGTGTTCCGCGGACCGAATGGCGCCGCCGCGCGCGTCGGCGCGCAGCACAGCCAGGACTACTCGGCCTGGTACTCGAACATTCCCGGGCTGCGCGTGATCTCGCCGTCGAACCCGGCCGACGCCAAGGGGCTGCTCAAGGCCGCCATCCGCGATCCGAACCCGGTCGTGTTCCTCGAAAATGAAATTCTGTACGGCCAGTCCGGCCCGGTGCCGAAGCTCGACGATTTCGTGCTGCCGATCGGCAAGGCGCGCATCGCGCGCGCCGGCAAGGACGTGACCATCGTTTCGTGGTCGATGGGCATGCGTTACGCAATGGAAGCCGCCGAGACTCTCGCGAAAGAGGGCATCGACGCCGAAGTGATCGACCTGCGTACGCTCAAGCCGATGGACACCGAGACCATCATCGAGTCGGTGAAGAAGACCGGCCGCGTTGTCACGGTGGAAGAGGGCTGGGCGCAGTCCGGCGTCGGCGCCGAAATCGCCGCGCGCGTCATGGAGCAGGCCTTCGATTATCTCGATGCGCCGGTCGCGCGCGTGTCGGGCAAGGAAGTGCCGATGCCTTACGCCGCCAACCTCGAAAAGCTTGCGCTGCCGTCGGCCGCGGAAGTCGTCGAGGCCGCCAAATCCGTCAGCTACAAATAA
- the pdhA gene encoding pyruvate dehydrogenase (acetyl-transferring) E1 component subunit alpha has protein sequence MPAVSAASSSSKAASTGSDGAKSDSPGPVTPIVEFSKEQDLSAYKTMLTIRRFEEKAGQLYGMGLIGGFCHLYIGQEAVVVGMQMALKDGDQVITGYRDHGHMLATGMEAKGVMAELTGRTHGYSKGKGGSMHMFSKEKGFFGGHGIVGAQVPLGTGLAFANRYRGNDNVSITYFGDGAANQGQVYESFNMAELWKLPVVYVIENNRYAMGTSVNRASAQADFSKRGVSFNIPGEQVDGMDVRAVKAAGDKAVAWCRAGKGPYILEMLTYRYRGHSMSDPAKYRTREEVDKVRTTHDPIDMVRNRIVEKKFASEDDLKKIDAEVRDYVNDSAEFATHDPEPDVSELYTDIYR, from the coding sequence ATGCCGGCAGTTTCCGCAGCATCCTCCAGCAGCAAGGCTGCCAGCACCGGTTCAGACGGTGCCAAATCAGACTCGCCGGGTCCGGTAACGCCCATTGTCGAGTTTTCCAAGGAACAGGATCTCTCGGCCTACAAGACCATGCTGACCATCCGCCGCTTCGAGGAGAAGGCGGGCCAGCTTTACGGCATGGGTCTGATCGGCGGTTTTTGCCACCTCTATATCGGCCAGGAAGCCGTCGTCGTCGGCATGCAGATGGCGCTGAAGGACGGCGACCAGGTCATCACCGGCTATCGCGATCACGGCCACATGCTTGCCACCGGCATGGAAGCCAAGGGCGTCATGGCCGAGCTCACCGGCCGCACCCATGGTTATTCCAAGGGCAAGGGCGGCTCGATGCATATGTTCTCGAAGGAGAAGGGCTTCTTCGGCGGCCACGGCATCGTCGGCGCCCAGGTGCCGCTCGGCACCGGCCTCGCTTTCGCCAACCGCTATCGCGGTAACGACAACGTCTCGATCACCTATTTCGGCGACGGTGCCGCCAATCAGGGCCAGGTCTACGAGAGCTTCAATATGGCCGAGCTGTGGAAGCTACCGGTCGTCTACGTCATCGAGAACAACCGTTACGCCATGGGCACCTCGGTCAATCGCGCCTCGGCACAAGCCGACTTCTCCAAGCGCGGTGTCTCGTTCAACATTCCGGGCGAGCAGGTCGATGGCATGGACGTGCGCGCGGTGAAGGCCGCCGGCGACAAGGCCGTTGCCTGGTGCCGCGCCGGCAAGGGCCCGTACATTCTCGAAATGCTGACCTACCGCTATCGCGGCCACTCGATGTCGGATCCGGCCAAGTACCGCACGCGCGAAGAGGTCGACAAGGTGCGCACCACGCACGATCCGATCGACATGGTGCGCAACCGCATTGTCGAGAAGAAATTCGCCAGCGAAGACGATCTCAAGAAGATCGACGCCGAGGTGCGCGACTACGTCAACGACTCGGCCGAGTTCGCGACGCACGATCCCGAGCCGGACGTCTCCGAGCTCTACACCGACATCTACCGTTAA
- a CDS encoding FtsB family cell division protein: MVSHRRRHAILTVIGLYLFAAAFIGYFAVNAFTGNHGLRAQQEIEQQLALMQAELAQIRSEKATWERRVALLRADKIDPDMLDERARALIGFVDPRDVTLLLTPR; encoded by the coding sequence ATGGTTTCGCATCGCCGCCGCCACGCTATCCTGACCGTTATCGGCCTCTACCTGTTTGCCGCAGCCTTCATCGGCTATTTCGCGGTCAACGCGTTCACCGGCAATCACGGCCTGCGCGCGCAACAGGAAATCGAGCAGCAACTGGCGCTGATGCAGGCGGAACTGGCGCAGATCAGGTCCGAGAAGGCGACCTGGGAGCGCCGGGTGGCGCTGCTGCGTGCCGACAAGATCGATCCCGACATGCTGGACGAGCGCGCCCGCGCCCTGATCGGTTTTGTCGATCCGCGCGATGTGACACTTTTGCTCACGCCGCGCTGA
- the eno gene encoding phosphopyruvate hydratase has protein sequence MTAIIDIIGRQILDSRGNPTVEVDVVLEDGSLGRAAVPSGASTGAHEAVELRDGDKSRYLGKGVTKAIAAVNGEIFEAIGGMDAEDQAGIDETLIALDGTANKSRLGANALLGVSLATAKAAALAANLPLYRYVGGTAARLLPVPMMNIVNGGAHADNPIDFQEFMIMPVGAPNFAEGLRMGVEVFQTLKKALHDEGHNTNVGDEGGFAPNLKSAEQALDYVMKAIEKAGYKPGTDIALALDCAATEFFKNGAYVYEGEGKTRSIADQAKYLAKLVGDYPIVSIEDGMSEDDFDGWKQITDLIGAKCQLVGDDLFVTNVTRLSDGIKKGLGNSILIKVNQIGTLTETLAAVEMAHKAGYTAVMSHRSGETEDSTIADLAVATNCGQIKTGSLARSDRTAKYNQLLRIEEQLGPQARYAGRAALKAAR, from the coding sequence ATGACCGCCATTATCGACATCATCGGCCGCCAGATTCTCGACAGCCGCGGCAACCCGACCGTCGAGGTCGACGTGGTGCTGGAAGACGGCTCGCTCGGCCGCGCCGCGGTGCCGTCGGGCGCCTCGACCGGCGCCCATGAGGCGGTCGAACTGCGCGACGGCGACAAGAGTCGCTATCTAGGTAAGGGCGTCACCAAGGCCATCGCCGCGGTGAACGGCGAAATCTTCGAAGCCATTGGCGGCATGGACGCCGAGGATCAGGCCGGGATCGACGAAACCCTGATCGCTCTGGACGGCACCGCCAACAAGAGCCGCCTCGGCGCCAACGCGCTGCTCGGCGTGTCGCTCGCCACCGCCAAGGCCGCGGCGCTTGCCGCCAATCTGCCGCTCTACCGCTATGTCGGCGGGACCGCGGCGCGGCTGCTGCCGGTGCCGATGATGAACATCGTCAACGGCGGCGCCCATGCCGACAATCCGATCGACTTCCAGGAATTCATGATCATGCCGGTCGGCGCGCCGAATTTTGCCGAAGGCCTGCGCATGGGCGTCGAAGTCTTCCAGACGCTGAAAAAGGCGCTGCACGACGAAGGCCACAATACCAATGTCGGCGACGAGGGCGGCTTCGCGCCGAACCTGAAGTCGGCCGAACAGGCGCTCGATTACGTGATGAAGGCGATCGAAAAGGCCGGCTACAAGCCCGGCACCGACATCGCGCTGGCGCTCGATTGCGCCGCGACCGAATTCTTCAAGAACGGCGCCTATGTCTATGAAGGCGAGGGCAAGACCCGTTCGATCGCCGACCAGGCCAAGTATCTGGCCAAACTGGTCGGCGATTACCCGATCGTGTCGATCGAGGACGGCATGTCGGAAGACGACTTCGACGGGTGGAAGCAGATCACCGACCTGATCGGCGCCAAGTGCCAGCTCGTCGGCGACGACCTGTTCGTCACCAACGTGACGCGGCTGTCGGATGGCATCAAAAAGGGTCTCGGCAACTCGATCCTGATCAAGGTCAACCAGATCGGCACGCTCACCGAGACGCTGGCCGCCGTCGAGATGGCTCACAAGGCCGGCTACACCGCGGTGATGTCGCATCGCTCCGGCGAGACCGAGGATTCGACCATCGCCGACCTCGCCGTCGCCACCAATTGCGGGCAGATCAAGACCGGTTCGCTGGCCAGGTCAGACAGGACCGCCAAATACAACCAGCTTCTGCGCATCGAGGAGCAGCTCGGGCCGCAGGCCAGGTATGCTGGCCGTGCCGCGCTCAAGGCCGCCCGCTAG
- the queF gene encoding preQ(1) synthase — translation MAKAKRSTKSLQLGHPVALPASPEAARLDRVPNPHADTNYLARFTMPEFTSICPVTGQPDFAILVIDYVPNKWLVESKSLKLYLNSFRNVGSFHEDCTVSIGKRLKTLLAPRWLRIGGYFYPRGGMPIDVFWQTGKLPSGVWVPDQGVAPYRGRG, via the coding sequence ATGGCCAAAGCGAAACGATCGACCAAGAGCCTGCAACTCGGGCACCCCGTCGCACTGCCTGCCTCCCCGGAGGCGGCGCGGCTCGACCGTGTCCCCAATCCGCATGCGGACACGAACTACCTTGCCCGCTTCACGATGCCGGAATTCACCTCGATCTGCCCGGTGACCGGCCAGCCGGATTTCGCGATCCTGGTCATCGACTACGTGCCGAACAAATGGCTGGTGGAATCCAAATCGCTCAAGCTGTACCTCAACAGCTTCCGCAACGTCGGCTCGTTTCACGAGGACTGCACGGTCAGCATCGGCAAGCGGCTGAAGACGTTACTTGCGCCGCGCTGGCTGCGCATCGGCGGTTATTTCTATCCGCGCGGCGGCATGCCGATCGATGTGTTCTGGCAGACGGGCAAATTGCCGTCCGGCGTCTGGGTGCCAGATCAGGGCGTCGCGCCCTATCGCGGCCGCGGCTAA
- a CDS encoding MFS transporter, protein MNPVLTVLAFIVFASSMFARAIDPIVPQIADGLGTDAATAALLSTAYALPFAIVQPVLGALADMFNKTKLILICLAIVAVATVAGALVTSFPLMMASRVLAGIGGGGLVPIAFAVLGDLVPVKDRQVAMGRLLFAIMSGNLLGATASGAIGDLFGWRAVFTVMAVLGFTVLVASTFGLRGVGQRGGGFSLSAMHSGYRSIFANPLAKFCFGAVFVEGALMYGVFPHLATLFHDMGETRASIPGIVIGGFAIGGVIYSLRVGWLLRVFGETWMMRLGGLMMGLTIAFISLRAPWQADVLDFVVLGLAFYLLHGVIQIYASELAPAARGSAMALHSFFYFLGQAAGPAIYNLGFHNAGVTPTLIGGGIVLVVNGLVAAHFLRRPAAKV, encoded by the coding sequence ATGAACCCAGTCCTTACCGTCCTTGCCTTCATCGTCTTCGCCAGTTCGATGTTCGCGCGCGCAATCGATCCGATCGTGCCGCAGATCGCGGACGGGCTGGGCACCGATGCCGCTACCGCTGCGCTGTTGTCGACCGCCTATGCGCTGCCGTTCGCGATCGTTCAGCCGGTGCTCGGCGCGCTCGCCGACATGTTCAACAAGACCAAGCTGATCCTCATCTGTCTGGCCATTGTCGCGGTTGCCACGGTCGCTGGTGCGCTGGTGACCAGCTTCCCGCTGATGATGGCGAGCCGCGTATTGGCCGGCATCGGCGGCGGCGGCCTGGTGCCGATCGCCTTCGCCGTTCTTGGCGATCTGGTTCCTGTGAAGGACCGGCAGGTAGCAATGGGCCGGCTGTTGTTCGCGATCATGTCCGGCAATCTTCTCGGCGCCACCGCCTCGGGGGCCATTGGCGATCTGTTCGGCTGGCGTGCGGTGTTCACCGTCATGGCGGTGCTGGGATTCACCGTTCTTGTCGCCTCCACCTTCGGCCTGCGTGGTGTCGGCCAGCGCGGCGGCGGCTTTAGTCTGTCGGCGATGCACTCCGGCTATCGTTCGATCTTCGCTAATCCGCTGGCGAAGTTCTGTTTCGGCGCCGTCTTCGTCGAAGGCGCGCTGATGTATGGCGTGTTTCCCCATCTTGCGACGCTGTTTCACGACATGGGCGAAACCCGCGCCTCGATCCCCGGTATTGTCATCGGCGGCTTTGCCATTGGCGGCGTGATCTACAGTTTACGGGTCGGCTGGCTGCTGCGGGTTTTCGGCGAGACCTGGATGATGCGTCTCGGCGGCCTGATGATGGGCCTCACCATTGCCTTCATCTCGCTGCGCGCGCCGTGGCAGGCTGACGTGCTGGACTTTGTCGTGCTCGGACTCGCCTTCTATCTGCTTCACGGCGTCATACAGATCTACGCCAGCGAACTGGCGCCGGCCGCGCGTGGCTCTGCCATGGCGCTGCATTCGTTCTTCTATTTCCTGGGCCAGGCGGCAGGGCCGGCGATCTATAATCTCGGCTTTCATAACGCGGGCGTTACGCCGACGCTGATCGGCGGCGGTATTGTGCTGGTCGTCAATGGGCTCGTGGCCGCGCATTTCCTGCGTCGGCCGGCCGCCAAGGTCTAG
- the kdsA gene encoding 3-deoxy-8-phosphooctulonate synthase → MNQSLLPNAVVTVGAVRFGNDLPLALIAGPCQLESRAHALEMASALKEIAAKAGVGLVFKTSFDKANRTSASAARGVGLEAALPVFAEIRESLKLPVLTDVHDADQCAIAAQAVDILQIPAFLCRQTDLLIAAARTGRVVNVKKGQFLAPWDMKNVVAKLTGAGNANVLLTERGASFGYNTLVSDMRSLPIMQRTGAPVIFDATHSVQQPGGQGTSSGGEREFVPVLARAAVAVGVAGVFIETHQDPDRAPSDGPNMVPLKDMAALLTGLVAFDRLAKAGKPA, encoded by the coding sequence TTGAACCAGAGCCTTTTGCCCAATGCCGTGGTGACTGTCGGTGCGGTGCGCTTCGGCAATGACCTGCCGCTCGCACTGATTGCGGGGCCGTGTCAGCTTGAGAGCCGCGCCCACGCGCTGGAGATGGCGTCGGCCCTGAAGGAGATTGCGGCCAAGGCCGGTGTCGGTCTCGTGTTCAAGACCTCGTTCGACAAGGCCAACCGCACCTCGGCATCGGCTGCGCGTGGTGTTGGCCTCGAGGCGGCGCTGCCGGTCTTCGCTGAGATTCGCGAAAGCCTGAAACTGCCGGTACTGACCGATGTTCATGACGCCGATCAATGCGCCATTGCCGCACAGGCGGTTGATATCCTGCAGATACCCGCCTTCCTGTGCCGCCAGACCGATCTGCTGATCGCCGCGGCCCGGACCGGCCGCGTCGTAAACGTCAAGAAAGGCCAGTTTTTGGCGCCGTGGGACATGAAGAACGTCGTCGCCAAGCTGACCGGTGCAGGCAACGCCAATGTGCTGCTCACCGAGCGCGGCGCTTCCTTCGGTTACAACACCCTTGTCTCCGACATGCGTTCGCTGCCGATCATGCAGCGCACCGGCGCACCGGTGATTTTCGATGCCACGCATTCGGTGCAGCAGCCGGGCGGGCAGGGCACGTCGTCCGGTGGCGAGCGCGAGTTCGTGCCGGTGCTGGCACGCGCCGCGGTTGCGGTCGGCGTCGCCGGCGTCTTCATTGAAACGCATCAGGACCCGGACCGCGCCCCGTCGGATGGACCCAATATGGTGCCGCTCAAGGACATGGCCGCGTTGCTGACCGGCCTTGTTGCCTTCGATCGTCTGGCGAAGGCGGGCAAGCCGGCGTAA
- a CDS encoding VOC family protein, translated as MPRGLDHIVHAVRDLDAAAVRYRELGFTVGQRNRHPWGTHNHIIQFPGFFIELITLAEPDKLSDDIFSANFGIYNRDFTARHEALSMLVLESTDSAGDVAAFETAGIAASGSTRFDREGKRPDGTAVHVAFSLAFAKDKTAPEIGFFTCQQHYPENFWNPAFQKHDNGVTGIAAVVIVADEPARHRDFLTAFTGALNVTAEGEGYRLGLPRGAIEVMTPDAYAVRYGLDSPDTAGGPRLAAMRFVGTLPRSPVTALGAGLIFGR; from the coding sequence ATGCCGCGCGGACTTGATCATATCGTCCACGCCGTGCGCGACCTTGACGCGGCGGCGGTACGCTATCGCGAGCTCGGCTTTACAGTGGGACAGCGCAACCGGCATCCTTGGGGCACGCACAACCACATCATCCAGTTTCCCGGCTTCTTCATTGAACTCATCACGCTGGCCGAACCGGACAAGCTGAGCGACGATATCTTTTCGGCAAACTTCGGCATCTATAATCGCGACTTTACGGCGCGGCACGAAGCCCTATCGATGCTGGTTCTCGAGTCGACAGATTCGGCGGGCGACGTTGCTGCCTTCGAGACGGCCGGCATTGCCGCCTCAGGCTCGACGCGGTTCGATCGGGAAGGCAAGCGTCCCGATGGCACGGCCGTGCATGTCGCGTTCTCTCTGGCTTTTGCCAAGGACAAGACCGCGCCCGAGATCGGCTTCTTCACCTGCCAGCAGCACTATCCGGAGAACTTCTGGAACCCGGCATTTCAGAAACACGACAATGGTGTCACCGGCATTGCTGCAGTCGTCATTGTCGCTGACGAACCGGCGCGTCACCGCGATTTTCTCACGGCCTTCACCGGCGCCCTCAACGTCACGGCGGAGGGCGAAGGCTATAGGCTTGGCCTGCCGCGTGGCGCCATCGAGGTCATGACTCCGGACGCCTATGCAGTTCGATACGGTCTCGATTCGCCGGACACCGCCGGTGGGCCGCGGCTGGCCGCAATGCGGTTCGTTGGGACCTTGCCACGGTCGCCGGTTACGGCCCTCGGCGCGGGGCTTATATTCGGCCGATAG
- a CDS encoding NIPSNAP family protein: protein MIYELRIYRCIPGRLPALLKRFEDATLRIWDKHGIRPHGFWTTLIGESNMELTYMLKWDSLADREKRWDAFMADPEWIKARADSEKDGLIVANITSSFLQPTAFSPAK, encoded by the coding sequence GTGATTTATGAGCTTCGCATTTATCGCTGCATTCCAGGCCGACTGCCGGCGCTGCTCAAACGCTTCGAAGACGCAACATTGCGTATCTGGGACAAGCACGGCATCAGGCCGCACGGCTTCTGGACCACGTTGATTGGCGAATCCAACATGGAGCTGACCTACATGCTCAAGTGGGATTCGCTCGCCGACCGCGAGAAGCGGTGGGATGCTTTCATGGCGGATCCGGAATGGATCAAGGCGCGCGCCGACTCCGAGAAGGACGGTCTGATCGTTGCCAACATTACCAGCAGCTTCCTGCAGCCGACGGCGTTCTCACCGGCGAAGTGA